A section of the Clostridium omnivorum genome encodes:
- a CDS encoding NAD(P)/FAD-dependent oxidoreductase, producing MSKSLNYINNTLQKKISKNIECREWHSSIILEGMVATWDDAIKAGKFSAKHGYKGVVNRLEVSNLLLPKVKEPLIKDNYLEGKKVDVLIIGGGIIGASIARELSKWDISILLLEKEEDLAMQTSSRNDGMIHPGIEPKPGSKRSKFNVKGNAMYTKIAEELNVPINRLGSNILFDKKWVKLLSPVIMSRAKNVGVPGVQFLSKKEVMCLEKNITNNIEGAVHFNSTAVTSPYKMTLAYAENAVMNGAEVCLNTIVKAMHMENQNIIKVMTNRGTIYPKIVVNASGVFSDSIANMAGDQFFTIHPRKGEIVFLDKKKGHLINSVIAMPTLTLAKTDTKGGGVVKTIDGNILLGPDAYEQPYKEDFSTNKRNIDNILNKFLPLVNGLSRSDVITYCSGTRAATYEEDFIIEKSEYVKNLIHAAGIQSPGFASAPAIAEEIERLTCETLAKTMEVKPKEHWNPIRKSIPDLSSMSFEERSKIIKNNPSFGEIICRCEEISKGEIISAINSPIPATTVDGIKRRVRAGMGRCQGGFCLPLVMNIIHEESGKEMTEITKLGGKSNILLKETKADEAYLKE from the coding sequence ATGAGTAAATCTTTAAATTACATCAATAATACTCTTCAGAAAAAAATCTCAAAGAATATTGAATGCAGGGAATGGCATTCATCCATTATACTTGAAGGCATGGTTGCTACTTGGGATGATGCTATAAAAGCAGGTAAATTTTCTGCAAAGCATGGGTATAAGGGAGTGGTAAACAGATTAGAAGTATCAAATTTATTACTTCCTAAAGTTAAAGAACCATTGATAAAAGATAATTATCTGGAAGGAAAAAAAGTTGATGTACTTATTATCGGTGGTGGTATAATTGGTGCCTCTATTGCTAGAGAACTTTCAAAATGGGATATATCTATACTCCTACTTGAAAAAGAAGAAGACCTGGCAATGCAGACTTCCTCTAGAAATGATGGTATGATTCATCCTGGCATAGAGCCAAAACCCGGATCAAAACGTTCAAAATTTAATGTTAAAGGCAATGCTATGTACACGAAAATAGCTGAGGAGCTTAATGTTCCAATTAACCGCCTTGGTTCAAATATATTATTTGATAAAAAGTGGGTTAAGCTCTTGAGTCCAGTAATTATGTCTAGAGCAAAGAATGTAGGCGTTCCAGGTGTCCAATTTCTATCAAAGAAAGAAGTTATGTGTCTTGAAAAAAATATAACCAATAATATTGAAGGTGCTGTTCATTTTAATTCTACTGCAGTTACTTCTCCTTATAAAATGACTTTAGCTTATGCTGAAAATGCTGTAATGAATGGTGCTGAGGTGTGTTTAAATACGATAGTGAAGGCTATGCACATGGAAAACCAGAATATTATAAAGGTGATGACCAATAGAGGAACCATTTATCCTAAGATAGTTGTAAATGCATCAGGAGTTTTTTCAGATTCTATTGCTAATATGGCTGGAGATCAATTTTTTACTATTCATCCTAGAAAAGGTGAGATTGTGTTCCTTGATAAAAAAAAGGGTCATCTTATTAATTCCGTAATTGCAATGCCCACACTGACCCTTGCTAAAACTGACACCAAAGGAGGCGGCGTTGTAAAGACCATTGACGGCAACATTCTTTTAGGTCCTGACGCTTACGAACAGCCGTATAAAGAAGATTTTAGCACTAATAAAAGAAATATTGATAATATATTAAATAAATTTTTACCGCTTGTTAATGGACTAAGCCGCTCTGATGTAATAACCTACTGTTCAGGAACGAGAGCTGCCACCTACGAGGAGGATTTTATAATAGAAAAATCCGAATACGTGAAAAATCTAATTCATGCTGCCGGAATTCAATCACCTGGCTTTGCCTCAGCTCCTGCTATAGCTGAGGAGATTGAAAGATTAACTTGTGAAACTCTAGCCAAAACTATGGAAGTAAAACCAAAAGAGCACTGGAATCCAATTAGAAAGAGCATTCCAGACTTATCTTCCATGAGCTTTGAAGAAAGAAGCAAGATAATTAAAAACAATCCAAGCTTTGGTGAAATTATTTGCAGATGTGAGGAAATTAGCAAGGGTGAAATAATATCCGCTATAAATTCACCTATTCCAGCTACTACTGTAGATGGAATAAAGCGAAGAGTGAGGGCCGGTATGGGACGCTGCCAAGGTGGCTTTTGCCTGCCTCTAGTTATGAATATTATTCATGAAGAAAGTGGAAAGGAAATGACTGAAATTACTAAGCTAGGCGGAAAATCAAATATACTCTTGAAAGAAACAAAAGCTGATGAAGCATATCTTAAGGAGTGA
- a CDS encoding NAD(P)/FAD-dependent oxidoreductase, with amino-acid sequence MECYDVLVIGGGPAGLAAALSAKENGASTLIVEREAHPGGILKQCIHDGFGLIQFKEKLSGPEYAERFIKMVKEADIKILTSTFVIKVEEAENKFVVTLVNSESAVFQISSKTLVLANGCRERTSKQIFINGTRPAGILTAGTAQFFVNIAGYLPCKKCIILGSGDIGLIMARRLKLEGAEVLGVYEAKPSPSGLTRNIVQCLNDYSIPLYLSKTITRVFGTDRIEAAEIVSLDENMNPIKGTEETIKCDGIILSVGLIPENEISEALEIALDSSTKGPYVDENFMTLKEGVFSCGNVLHVNDLVDYVSESGKLAGANAAKYSKDNLSRELIPIKAPKDDFLYVVPQFINKTADGEVVIYFRSKDIRENTSVTIKCGSKILYNKNYLKIKPPEMERIKLDLSGVDLKNEQFIELIMA; translated from the coding sequence ATGGAATGCTATGATGTCTTGGTAATAGGCGGAGGACCTGCAGGGCTTGCTGCAGCATTATCAGCAAAAGAAAATGGTGCAAGTACTCTTATAGTTGAAAGAGAAGCCCACCCAGGTGGAATACTTAAGCAATGTATTCACGATGGCTTTGGCCTAATTCAATTTAAAGAAAAGCTTTCTGGACCAGAATATGCAGAGAGATTTATTAAAATGGTAAAAGAGGCTGATATTAAAATACTCACTTCTACCTTTGTTATTAAAGTAGAAGAGGCTGAAAATAAATTTGTAGTTACCCTTGTAAATTCAGAGAGTGCAGTTTTTCAAATTTCAAGTAAAACCCTTGTTTTAGCTAACGGCTGTAGAGAAAGAACCTCAAAGCAAATCTTTATAAATGGAACAAGGCCCGCAGGAATACTTACAGCTGGTACTGCACAATTTTTTGTAAATATAGCCGGTTATCTACCCTGTAAAAAATGTATTATACTTGGCAGTGGTGATATAGGTCTTATTATGGCTAGAAGACTTAAACTGGAAGGCGCCGAGGTACTAGGAGTATATGAAGCTAAGCCTTCACCTTCAGGCCTTACTAGAAATATTGTCCAATGCCTTAATGACTATTCTATTCCTCTCTATCTCTCTAAAACTATTACAAGAGTATTTGGAACGGATAGAATTGAAGCAGCTGAGATAGTTAGTTTAGATGAAAATATGAATCCTATTAAAGGCACTGAAGAGACAATTAAGTGTGATGGAATAATTTTATCCGTGGGTTTAATACCTGAAAATGAAATTTCGGAAGCCCTTGAAATTGCTTTAGACTCTAGTACTAAAGGGCCTTATGTTGATGAAAACTTTATGACACTAAAAGAAGGTGTTTTTTCCTGTGGAAATGTACTTCATGTAAATGACCTAGTAGATTACGTTTCTGAGAGCGGTAAATTGGCTGGTGCTAACGCTGCTAAATACTCAAAGGATAACCTTTCAAGAGAACTCATTCCTATTAAAGCTCCTAAAGATGACTTTCTTTATGTGGTTCCTCAATTTATTAATAAAACTGCAGATGGTGAAGTGGTAATTTACTTTAGATCAAAGGATATAAGAGAAAACACATCAGTAACCATAAAATGTGGAAGCAAAATCCTATACAATAAAAACTACCTGAAAATAAAACCGCCTGAAATGGAAAGGATTAAATTAGACTTGTCTGGAGTAGACCTAAAAAATGAACAGTTCATCGAGTTAATTATGGCTTAA
- a CDS encoding DUF1667 domain-containing protein — MQNFTCIVCPNGCSLTVEKLENTWHVNGNKCKRGIDFAISEITDPKRSLCTTVKTTFKKLPRLPVRTDGEIPLKDVFAAMQVLNKIKIERLYHSGEVVVSNILDTGVNVISTSDMYYFLEEESL; from the coding sequence ATGCAAAATTTCACCTGTATTGTATGTCCTAATGGCTGCTCTCTTACTGTAGAAAAGTTAGAGAACACCTGGCATGTAAATGGGAACAAATGCAAAAGGGGTATAGACTTTGCTATATCTGAGATTACTGATCCTAAGAGAAGCTTATGTACAACAGTAAAAACAACTTTTAAAAAGCTTCCTAGACTGCCTGTAAGGACTGATGGTGAAATACCACTAAAAGATGTTTTTGCAGCAATGCAGGTGCTTAATAAGATAAAAATAGAAAGACTTTATCACAGCGGGGAAGTTGTGGTTTCAAATATTCTTGATACTGGTGTGAATGTTATTTCCACCTCAGATATGTATTACTTTTTAGAGGAGGAATCATTGTGA
- a CDS encoding FGGY-family carbohydrate kinase — MREELFLVIDCGTQSVRAIIFDTKGSLIDKVKIEIEPYFSNYPGYAEQHADIYWEKLCEACKSLKEKQAGIWNRIIGVSITTLRDTGINIDAHGNPLRPAIIWLDQRMAKCSKSLPLKDNMMFSAIGMNRAVEITRKKSKANWIKENQPKLWKKTCKYMLLSGYLTFKLTGCMVDSIANQIGHIPFDYKNKCWPEHESNYRYSVFGVEREKLPELVSPGATIGKISMEVSNLTGINEGTAVIASGSDKGCETLGVGCVDTSSASLSFGTTATVQTTSHKYFEPLKFLPAYPSLIPDCYNPEVEIFRGYWMISWFKKEFGTREMLEASEKNIPPEVLLNERLNEVPPGSYGLILQPFWGPGLKMPEAKGAIIGFGDVHTRAHIYRAIIEGINYALLDGVEKIEKKSSTHVERIMVSGGGSQSDGICQITADMFNRPVYRGQTYETSGLGAAINGFVGTGIYNSYQEAVKNMVHHCHIFEPDKANSEIYRKLYERVYKRIYPKLSSLYTEIQQILNYPEF, encoded by the coding sequence GTGAGGGAGGAGTTATTCCTTGTAATAGACTGCGGTACTCAAAGTGTAAGAGCAATTATTTTTGATACGAAGGGCAGCCTTATAGATAAAGTAAAGATAGAAATAGAGCCTTATTTTTCAAATTATCCAGGTTATGCAGAACAACATGCAGATATCTACTGGGAAAAACTCTGTGAAGCCTGTAAAAGCTTAAAAGAAAAACAAGCTGGAATTTGGAACAGGATAATAGGAGTTAGTATAACTACCCTTAGGGATACTGGAATAAATATTGATGCACATGGAAATCCCTTAAGGCCTGCAATAATTTGGCTTGATCAGCGTATGGCCAAATGCAGCAAAAGTCTTCCTTTAAAAGACAATATGATGTTTTCGGCAATAGGTATGAATAGGGCAGTAGAGATTACAAGAAAAAAGAGTAAAGCTAATTGGATTAAGGAAAACCAACCAAAGCTCTGGAAAAAGACCTGTAAATATATGCTTTTATCTGGCTATCTCACCTTTAAGCTTACAGGATGTATGGTGGATTCTATAGCGAATCAAATAGGCCATATTCCCTTTGATTACAAAAATAAATGCTGGCCGGAACATGAAAGCAATTATAGATATTCTGTATTTGGAGTGGAAAGAGAAAAATTGCCTGAACTCGTAAGTCCAGGCGCTACTATAGGAAAAATATCAATGGAGGTATCTAATTTAACTGGCATAAATGAAGGAACTGCTGTTATTGCCTCCGGTTCCGATAAGGGCTGTGAAACACTTGGTGTTGGCTGTGTAGACACTAGCAGTGCTAGTCTAAGCTTTGGAACAACTGCTACTGTTCAAACAACCTCCCATAAGTATTTTGAGCCTCTAAAGTTCCTGCCCGCTTATCCATCTCTAATTCCAGACTGTTATAATCCAGAAGTTGAAATATTCCGCGGCTACTGGATGATTAGCTGGTTTAAAAAAGAGTTTGGCACAAGAGAAATGCTTGAAGCCTCTGAAAAAAATATACCTCCTGAAGTTTTACTAAATGAGAGATTAAATGAAGTCCCCCCTGGTTCCTACGGTCTTATTCTTCAACCCTTTTGGGGACCTGGTCTAAAGATGCCTGAAGCTAAAGGAGCGATTATTGGCTTTGGTGATGTGCATACTAGAGCTCACATATATAGGGCAATTATTGAAGGAATAAACTATGCACTATTAGATGGTGTAGAAAAAATAGAAAAAAAGTCAAGCACCCATGTGGAGAGAATAATGGTATCTGGCGGCGGCTCCCAAAGTGATGGAATATGCCAAATAACAGCGGATATGTTCAATAGACCTGTATATAGGGGGCAGACCTATGAGACTTCTGGCCTTGGCGCAGCAATAAATGGCTTTGTAGGTACAGGCATTTATAATTCTTACCAGGAGGCTGTTAAAAATATGGTCCATCACTGCCATATTTTTGAACCCGATAAAGCTAATTCTGAAATATATAGAAAGCTCTATGAAAGAGTATACAAAAGGATATATCCAAAACTAAGTTCATTATATACAGAAATACAGCAGATATTGAATTATCCTGAATTTTAA
- a CDS encoding FAD-binding oxidoreductase, which produces MGKKETEYCPKWYEEAPPENSYRSILKWGDPKEFKHPNQGLYKLMKKTFNMTDEDFKTTEKMGLEKVDFDRKINLSEQQINTFKNIVGNENVKSDNYSRLQIAYGKTMLDLMRLREGIVENIPDLVIHPRNKEDIIKIVSFCNEEKIPVYVYGGGSSVTRGVECINGGISLDMRVHMNKVIEFNETNQTITVEAGMSGPDLEKTLNNAKSLFNAKRAYTCGHFPQSFEYSCVGGWVVTRGAGQNSTYFGKIEDIVVSQEYVTPAGIIKTEAYPAQATGPSIDEIMMGSEGAFGVLISATLKIFRYMPENQRRFSYMFKTWDEALDAAREIMQGQFGYPSVFRLSDPEETDVMMKLYGVEGTVIDKALNAKGYKSGERCMFLGFTDGESAFTKVIKRNVHKICKIHGAMYTTGYVTKGWEKGRFKDPYMREDLQDYGLMIDTLECSVTWDTMKEVHAGVRSYCKSRPNTICMTHMSHVYPQGANLYFIFIAKMNTIDEYLNYQYGILDNIQKYGAAMSHHHGIGKMTAPWLEAQIGKNQMDVFRSLKNHFDPNNIMNPGGTLGLDLKAEDKRFVKE; this is translated from the coding sequence ATGGGTAAAAAAGAAACTGAATATTGTCCTAAATGGTATGAAGAAGCACCACCTGAAAATTCTTATAGATCTATATTAAAATGGGGAGATCCTAAAGAGTTTAAGCATCCAAATCAAGGGCTCTATAAATTAATGAAAAAGACTTTTAATATGACAGATGAGGATTTCAAAACCACTGAAAAAATGGGCTTGGAAAAAGTAGACTTTGATAGGAAGATTAACCTTTCAGAGCAGCAGATAAATACCTTTAAAAATATAGTTGGAAATGAAAATGTAAAGAGTGACAACTATTCCAGGCTCCAAATAGCTTACGGTAAAACAATGCTTGACCTTATGAGGCTTAGAGAAGGAATAGTTGAAAATATCCCTGACCTTGTAATTCACCCGAGAAACAAAGAAGACATAATAAAAATAGTAAGCTTTTGTAATGAAGAAAAAATTCCTGTCTATGTATACGGCGGAGGCTCCTCTGTTACCAGAGGCGTGGAATGCATTAACGGTGGAATTTCTCTAGATATGAGAGTACATATGAATAAAGTTATTGAATTTAATGAGACAAACCAAACTATTACTGTAGAAGCTGGCATGTCTGGTCCTGACCTAGAGAAGACTCTTAATAATGCAAAGAGCTTATTTAATGCAAAGAGAGCCTATACTTGCGGCCACTTTCCTCAATCCTTTGAGTATTCCTGTGTAGGTGGCTGGGTTGTAACAAGAGGAGCAGGGCAAAACTCTACCTACTTTGGAAAAATTGAAGATATAGTTGTCAGCCAGGAATATGTAACCCCTGCAGGCATTATAAAGACTGAAGCTTATCCTGCTCAGGCTACTGGCCCTTCCATTGATGAAATAATGATGGGGAGCGAAGGTGCCTTTGGAGTGCTTATTTCTGCTACCTTAAAGATATTTAGATATATGCCTGAAAATCAAAGGCGCTTCAGCTACATGTTTAAGACTTGGGACGAGGCTCTAGATGCTGCAAGAGAAATAATGCAGGGACAGTTTGGATATCCTTCTGTTTTTAGGCTTTCTGATCCTGAAGAAACTGATGTAATGATGAAGCTGTATGGTGTGGAAGGTACTGTCATAGACAAAGCTCTAAATGCAAAAGGATATAAATCCGGCGAAAGATGCATGTTTCTTGGTTTTACTGATGGAGAAAGTGCCTTTACAAAAGTAATCAAAAGAAATGTGCATAAAATCTGTAAAATCCATGGTGCTATGTATACCACTGGTTATGTAACTAAGGGCTGGGAAAAAGGCCGGTTTAAAGATCCATATATGAGAGAAGATTTGCAGGACTACGGGTTAATGATTGATACTCTGGAATGCAGCGTAACTTGGGATACCATGAAAGAGGTTCATGCAGGAGTAAGAAGCTACTGCAAGAGCAGGCCAAATACCATATGTATGACTCATATGTCCCACGTATACCCTCAAGGAGCTAACCTTTATTTTATCTTTATTGCAAAGATGAATACAATTGACGAATATCTTAATTATCAATACGGCATATTAGATAATATTCAAAAGTACGGAGCTGCAATGAGCCACCATCACGGCATTGGTAAAATGACAGCCCCTTGGCTTGAAGCTCAAATTGGCAAAAATCAAATGGATGTATTTAGATCACTAAAAAATCACTTTGATCCTAATAACATTATGAACCCAGGTGGAACTCTTGGTTTAGATCTTAAAGCTGAAGACAAAAGATTTGTAAAAGAATAA
- a CDS encoding zf-HC2 domain-containing protein, translated as MNCRTFSKSLKDYIAGELSEDVNEAMEKHMSKCEKCSMAYEMEYGSYKAINGMAFSQNDSFTSSRYEILQSIDKERYNKSFMNKLGFYMKRNSFKYALGAAAVIAIIFLSSLAISQFKNLDIIGGPHVEDVPKTNTNVEKNTSPAGSNENNGTASNTKDTPVTNSKDVPAANTNTKGTSTENPTQEIKSNNEVKQNFIYNNNKLGISFTLPASWSGKYTIKEASEGINIFFKPTEAVPEGSGLIFCIAKEVPNADEPLYKVGNQKNIVAKGISYVVDGPRDIGFPPEHKEYNDYKKLQADVPNVVKTIKVVK; from the coding sequence ATGAATTGCAGAACTTTTTCAAAATCATTAAAGGATTATATAGCTGGTGAACTATCAGAGGATGTTAATGAAGCTATGGAAAAACATATGAGTAAATGTGAAAAGTGCAGTATGGCCTACGAGATGGAGTACGGGTCATATAAAGCAATAAATGGTATGGCTTTTTCACAGAATGATAGCTTTACAAGCTCAAGATATGAAATATTACAAAGTATAGATAAGGAAAGGTATAATAAGAGTTTTATGAATAAGTTAGGCTTTTATATGAAAAGAAATTCTTTTAAGTATGCTTTAGGGGCAGCCGCAGTTATTGCAATAATATTTTTATCTTCACTAGCAATAAGTCAATTCAAGAACCTAGATATAATTGGCGGACCACATGTTGAAGATGTACCAAAAACTAATACGAATGTAGAGAAGAACACATCACCTGCTGGTTCAAATGAGAATAATGGAACTGCTTCTAACACCAAAGATACACCTGTAACTAATTCCAAGGATGTACCTGCGGCAAATACAAATACAAAAGGAACATCTACAGAAAACCCTACTCAAGAGATAAAATCTAATAATGAGGTCAAACAAAATTTTATTTATAATAATAATAAGCTTGGCATTTCCTTTACCTTACCTGCAAGCTGGAGTGGAAAGTATACTATTAAGGAAGCAAGTGAAGGTATAAATATTTTTTTCAAACCCACTGAAGCTGTGCCGGAGGGGTCAGGACTAATTTTCTGCATAGCTAAGGAAGTACCTAATGCTGATGAACCTTTATATAAAGTAGGAAATCAAAAAAATATTGTGGCAAAAGGAATTTCCTACGTTGTTGATGGGCCAAGAGATATAGGGTTTCCACCAGAGCATAAAGAGTATAATGATTATAAAAAACTTCAAGCGGATGTACCTAATGTTGTAAAAACTATAAAAGTAGTTAAATAA
- a CDS encoding RNA polymerase sigma factor: protein MEDLELVKSVLNGNINSFNEIIYRYESSIYRFILAMVKEPEEAKDITQDVFITLYNKLYTYRGKSKLSSWIYQIARNKSIDYIRRNKRIIKLSIEEAFDISSKEPMPEQHFEFKETKEELENFIKCLDDITRQIIILKGLNEDMKFSDIADILNVNVSTVKTKYYRLWDKYNKYLDEKRCKAL, encoded by the coding sequence GTGGAAGATTTGGAATTAGTGAAAAGTGTATTGAATGGCAATATAAACAGCTTTAATGAAATCATCTATAGATATGAGTCTTCAATATACAGGTTTATCTTAGCAATGGTTAAAGAACCAGAAGAAGCAAAGGATATAACTCAAGATGTTTTTATAACATTATATAATAAACTCTATACTTATAGAGGAAAAAGCAAGCTTTCTAGCTGGATTTATCAGATTGCTAGAAATAAGAGTATAGATTATATAAGAAGAAATAAAAGAATAATCAAGTTAAGTATTGAGGAAGCCTTTGATATTTCATCTAAGGAGCCTATGCCTGAACAGCACTTTGAGTTTAAAGAAACCAAGGAGGAATTGGAAAACTTCATAAAATGTTTAGATGATATTACTAGACAAATTATTATACTAAAAGGCTTAAATGAGGACATGAAGTTTTCCGATATAGCAGATATATTAAATGTAAATGTGTCTACTGTTAAAACAAAATATTATAGACTTTGGGATAAGTATAATAAGTATTTAGATGAAAAGAGGTGTAAAGCTTTATGA
- a CDS encoding alpha/beta hydrolase-fold protein produces the protein MKKSKLKSNSIYQLEEKIKKYGNSAIEEFLSNLKKSGAPIIEDIENDCENNLVTFIYEGNKECASVLFVPDIGLDRFKDNYKDFKMERLMETDLWYITYEVKNNLRFVYYFSPNDPLDDNWNDRFCSRVKYDIYCKNLLIFSEESPEEKGSYVIMPKSQEDIWSKEIKGVPKGNLEEYKFKSENLADKHRIRVYTPYGYNKYEKPYGFMVLNDGDDYIRLLSAIETLNNLIAFKKIAPIVAIFIDSTENRGKELKCNDSFCRVVAKEIIPWVRQSYNITERPEDAIICGLSLGGLTAAYLGLKYPDTFGNVLSQSGYFCYEPEGYSSINGDCWISTKFKETNKLSLKFYLDMGVLETKYKIIDPNINLRDVLMDKGYNVDLQWFNGGHDYLSWGETLANGLISLVGIK, from the coding sequence ATGAAAAAATCAAAATTAAAAAGTAATAGTATCTATCAACTAGAAGAAAAAATCAAAAAGTATGGAAATAGTGCTATAGAGGAGTTTTTATCAAATTTGAAGAAAAGTGGTGCTCCAATAATAGAAGATATAGAAAATGATTGCGAAAATAATTTAGTTACTTTCATATATGAAGGCAATAAAGAATGCGCAAGTGTTTTGTTTGTGCCTGACATAGGCTTGGATAGATTTAAAGATAATTATAAAGATTTTAAAATGGAGAGACTAATGGAAACAGACCTTTGGTATATAACCTATGAAGTGAAAAATAACTTGAGATTTGTATATTATTTTTCACCAAATGATCCATTGGATGATAATTGGAACGATAGATTTTGCAGTAGAGTTAAGTATGATATATATTGTAAAAATCTATTGATTTTTAGTGAGGAAAGTCCAGAGGAGAAAGGTTCATATGTTATAATGCCAAAATCACAAGAAGATATTTGGTCTAAAGAAATAAAAGGTGTACCAAAGGGAAACCTAGAGGAGTATAAGTTTAAAAGTGAAAATTTAGCGGACAAGCATAGAATCAGGGTATATACACCTTATGGATATAATAAGTATGAAAAGCCATATGGATTTATGGTACTAAATGATGGTGATGATTATATAAGGCTTCTTTCTGCAATAGAAACCTTGAATAATCTTATAGCTTTTAAAAAGATAGCACCTATAGTAGCGATATTTATTGATTCTACAGAGAATAGAGGAAAAGAGCTTAAGTGTAATGATTCTTTTTGTAGGGTTGTTGCTAAAGAAATTATTCCATGGGTTAGACAAAGTTATAATATTACTGAAAGACCAGAAGATGCTATAATATGTGGGCTTAGTTTAGGAGGATTGACGGCAGCTTACTTAGGTTTGAAATATCCTGATACTTTTGGAAATGTGCTTTCTCAATCGGGCTACTTTTGCTATGAACCAGAGGGCTATAGCAGCATTAATGGGGATTGTTGGATTAGTACAAAGTTTAAGGAAACAAATAAGCTGTCACTTAAATTTTATTTAGATATGGGAGTTTTAGAAACTAAGTATAAAATTATTGATCCTAATATAAATTTAAGAGATGTTTTAATGGATAAAGGCTATAATGTTGATCTTCAATGGTTTAATGGAGGTCATGATTATTTATCTTGGGGAGAGACCTTAGCAAATGGACTGATTTCTCTTGTTGGGATAAAGTAG
- a CDS encoding DUF2569 domain-containing protein codes for MNQLKRNNVQNLEIEGIGGWLILLAFGIVGSPIVYLLTFISTFIKVFINTNFTIIYAANNTLAMAIIFELIGCLILFAFSSYNLFLFFKKKNKFPKYMIIYFISNLCFQIITLLLSSLLNIEDNNNIAMSFLISGIWSLYLTKSARVKNTFKN; via the coding sequence ATGAATCAACTTAAAAGAAATAATGTACAGAATTTAGAAATTGAAGGTATAGGGGGATGGCTCATTTTACTTGCATTCGGAATAGTAGGAAGCCCAATTGTGTATTTACTTACTTTTATAAGTACATTCATAAAGGTGTTTATTAATACAAATTTCACTATAATTTATGCTGCTAACAATACTTTAGCGATGGCTATTATTTTTGAACTAATAGGTTGTTTGATACTTTTTGCTTTTTCTAGTTACAACTTATTTTTATTTTTTAAAAAGAAGAATAAATTTCCTAAATATATGATTATATATTTTATCAGCAATTTATGTTTTCAAATTATAACTTTATTATTATCTTCACTACTTAATATTGAAGATAATAATAATATAGCTATGTCGTTTTTGATATCAGGAATTTGGTCACTATATTTAACCAAATCAGCTAGAGTAAAAAATACTTTTAAAAATTGA
- a CDS encoding YjdF family protein, with translation MNNIASIKLTVFFEEPFWVGVFERCYGDKLEVAKITFGEEPKDFQVYEVVNSKYYCISFSRASLKVEGSDKKENPKRIQRKIKNEVKSAGIGTKAQTAMKLEMEAKKLERKKASKEIAEEEKRKKYEQKQQKKKEKHRGH, from the coding sequence ATGAATAATATAGCTAGTATTAAGCTAACAGTTTTCTTTGAGGAACCTTTTTGGGTTGGGGTTTTCGAAAGATGCTATGGTGATAAGCTTGAAGTTGCTAAAATAACCTTTGGCGAAGAGCCTAAGGATTTTCAGGTATATGAGGTTGTCAATTCAAAATATTATTGTATATCTTTTAGCAGAGCAAGTTTAAAGGTAGAAGGCAGTGATAAAAAAGAAAACCCTAAAAGAATTCAAAGAAAAATAAAAAATGAAGTAAAAAGTGCTGGAATAGGTACAAAAGCTCAAACAGCTATGAAACTTGAAATGGAAGCAAAAAAGCTTGAGAGAAAAAAAGCCTCAAAAGAAATAGCTGAAGAAGAAAAAAGAAAAAAATATGAACAAAAACAGCAAAAGAAAAAGGAAAAGCATAGAGGACACTAA
- a CDS encoding zinc ribbon domain-containing protein, translating into MERQIECLRCKSQMNYLKEYRFDSQDNNRGILGAIFDVEEHLSFEIYVCPNCRHTEFFYTGSRVRFD; encoded by the coding sequence ATGGAAAGACAAATTGAATGTTTGAGATGTAAAAGTCAAATGAATTATTTAAAGGAATACAGATTTGATTCACAGGATAATAATAGAGGAATATTAGGAGCTATATTTGATGTAGAAGAGCACCTTAGCTTTGAGATATATGTTTGTCCGAATTGCAGACATACTGAATTTTTCTACACTGGTTCTAGAGTGAGATTTGATTAA